In one window of candidate division KSB1 bacterium DNA:
- the pstC gene encoding phosphate ABC transporter permease subunit PstC, with product MTNKRRLGTLTELIIEGIIRFCGISAILFVVGIFFFVFREGADFLVQKLDIKQFLTSVEWYPDSPSNKRYGILALMAGTASVTVVSMLIAVPFGLGAAIFISEFCGPKLKETLKIAIEILAAIPSVVLGFIGLMVINPIIISLFDTPIGLNVLNGGIIVALMSVPFIASISEDSLKAVPDSYREAALALGATRWQTVYRVLLPAAKNGLLAAVLLGMGRAIGETMAVLMATGHAVQIPRSLLDPVRTLTATIAAELGEAPVGSDHYQVLFIIGILLFLITFAVNLTADLIVKGIRGK from the coding sequence ATGACGAACAAACGCCGCTTGGGAACTCTGACGGAGCTGATCATTGAAGGAATCATCCGGTTTTGTGGCATCAGCGCCATCTTGTTTGTTGTTGGCATTTTTTTCTTCGTGTTTCGCGAAGGCGCGGATTTCCTGGTCCAAAAATTGGACATAAAACAATTTCTGACCAGCGTCGAGTGGTATCCGGACTCCCCGAGCAACAAGCGTTACGGTATATTGGCGTTGATGGCCGGGACAGCCAGTGTGACGGTGGTGTCAATGCTCATTGCCGTCCCCTTCGGATTGGGTGCGGCGATTTTTATCTCGGAGTTTTGTGGCCCAAAACTGAAAGAGACGCTGAAGATCGCTATCGAGATTCTTGCCGCCATCCCCTCGGTGGTTTTGGGATTCATTGGCTTGATGGTGATCAACCCCATCATCATTTCTTTGTTTGATACGCCCATTGGCTTGAACGTACTGAACGGTGGAATCATCGTTGCGCTCATGAGCGTGCCCTTCATCGCCTCGATCAGTGAAGATTCCCTCAAGGCGGTTCCGGATTCCTATCGCGAAGCGGCGCTGGCGCTGGGCGCGACGCGCTGGCAAACGGTTTATCGGGTGCTGTTGCCGGCGGCGAAAAACGGCTTGCTGGCCGCGGTGTTGCTGGGCATGGGCCGTGCCATTGGTGAGACCATGGCCGTGCTGATGGCAACCGGACATGCGGTGCAAATCCCACGCAGCCTGCTCGATCCGGTTCGAACGCTGACGGCCACGATCGCCGCCGAGCTCGGCGAAGCGCCGGTGGGCTCTGATCATTATCAAGTTTTGTTCATCATTGGGATTCTCTTGTTTTTGATCACTTTTGCCGTGAATCTCACCGCCGATCTGATCGTCAAGGGCATTCGAGGAAAATAA
- a CDS encoding TIGR01212 family radical SAM protein (This family includes YhcC from E. coli K-12, an uncharacterized radical SAM protein.), giving the protein MRSEFLYNAYGKFLQEKFGTRVHKVSVHAGFTCPNRDGTVARGGCTYCNIVSFTPENARPKYSVRDQIDIGIAFLKKRFEAKKFIVYFQPYSNTYAPVEHLEALYRDALTHPEVVGLSIGTRPDCIDDEKLRMLADLSRETFVGLEYGIESVYDDTLRLINRGHDFACTAQAIRRTRKFGIQVTGHTILGFPNESEAQILASAKVINTLELDVLKIHNLHVVRHTELARQYAAQPFHVYSFAEWQDLVIRYLERLYPKIIIERLYGEAPRELLIAPNWNLSKAEIIQSLENEMRRRGTFQGRLVHEAAGAPAIKV; this is encoded by the coding sequence ATGAGATCAGAATTTTTGTACAATGCCTACGGTAAATTTTTGCAGGAGAAATTCGGGACGCGCGTTCACAAGGTGAGCGTGCACGCCGGTTTCACCTGCCCGAATCGCGACGGAACAGTGGCGCGTGGCGGCTGCACCTATTGCAACATCGTCAGCTTCACACCGGAAAATGCGCGCCCGAAATACTCGGTGCGCGATCAAATCGACATTGGCATCGCCTTTCTCAAAAAGCGTTTTGAAGCGAAGAAATTCATCGTTTATTTTCAGCCGTACAGCAACACCTACGCGCCGGTCGAACATCTCGAAGCATTGTACCGCGACGCCCTGACGCATCCGGAAGTCGTCGGACTTTCCATCGGCACGCGCCCGGATTGCATCGATGACGAAAAGCTGCGCATGTTGGCGGATTTATCGCGTGAAACTTTTGTCGGTCTTGAATACGGCATCGAATCGGTTTATGACGACACGCTGCGGCTGATCAATCGCGGCCATGATTTCGCCTGCACAGCGCAGGCGATTCGCCGCACGCGCAAATTTGGCATTCAAGTCACCGGGCATACCATCCTGGGGTTTCCAAACGAAAGCGAAGCGCAAATTCTGGCCTCGGCCAAAGTGATCAATACGCTCGAGCTCGACGTGCTGAAGATTCACAACCTTCATGTCGTTCGACACACGGAATTGGCGCGGCAATATGCGGCGCAGCCTTTTCACGTTTATTCCTTTGCCGAATGGCAGGACCTGGTGATCCGCTATCTCGAACGGTTGTACCCGAAAATCATCATCGAACGGCTTTACGGCGAAGCACCGCGTGAATTGTTGATCGCGCCAAACTGGAATCTCTCGAAAGCCGAAATCATTCAAAGCCTTGAAAACGAAATGCGCCGGCGCGGGACGTTTCAAGGGCGGCTTGTCCACGAGGCAGCCGGCGCACCGGCGATTAAGGTTTAA
- a CDS encoding DJ-1/PfpI family protein, which translates to MADNGRAVLMVIPVEGFREEEYKAAREALEKSGVKVVTASTVRQGALGYKGTTVDPEVLIDEVNPDDYAGVVFIGGHGASQYWHDYKAHEIIRTHAKAGKLIAANDRAPVALAVAGILAGKNVTGHNSIFEKLSNAGAKYTGRKVERDGNVITGEGPNAISLYANELAKAVQGKA; encoded by the coding sequence ATGGCCGACAACGGCAGAGCGGTCTTGATGGTGATTCCGGTGGAAGGTTTTCGCGAAGAAGAGTACAAAGCGGCGCGCGAGGCATTGGAAAAAAGCGGCGTCAAAGTGGTCACAGCCTCGACGGTGCGTCAAGGCGCGCTCGGCTATAAAGGCACGACGGTTGATCCGGAAGTGTTGATCGACGAAGTCAATCCGGATGATTACGCCGGCGTGGTTTTTATCGGCGGCCACGGCGCGAGCCAATACTGGCATGATTACAAAGCGCACGAGATCATTCGCACCCATGCCAAAGCCGGTAAACTCATCGCGGCAAATGACCGCGCGCCGGTGGCGCTGGCCGTTGCCGGCATTTTGGCGGGCAAAAACGTAACAGGCCACAATTCGATTTTTGAAAAATTGAGCAATGCCGGCGCCAAATACACCGGCCGCAAGGTCGAGCGCGACGGCAATGTCATCACCGGCGAAGGCCCCAATGCCATTTCACTGTATGCGAATGAATTGGCCAAAGCTGTTCAAGGTAAGGCGTAA
- a CDS encoding phosphate ABC transporter substrate-binding protein, with product MPKIMRFKSPVLLSAIVAFSAHWLQMGCGKKGEEGGAPTKKVSIQNSGSDTMVNLAQAWAEAYAEVDPSVSVEVSGGGSGTGIAALINGTVDIANSSRKLEPGERVRAMQNTGKEPQEYMVGYDALAVYVHKDNPLEAITIEQIGQIYSEGGAITKWSQLGVKNTGCANDDIIRVSRQNNSGTYHYFREAVLGKGHDFKLGSVDMNGSKDVVELVSKTPCAIGYSGMGYATASVKILRIAKKAGEQAVAPSIATTLDHTYPISRPLFMYTLGTPSEHIQKYLNWILSDAGQKIVEESGYVPLPKDGNPESGTPAKE from the coding sequence ATGCCAAAAATTATGCGCTTTAAATCGCCGGTGCTTTTGAGTGCCATCGTAGCATTCTCCGCGCATTGGCTGCAAATGGGCTGTGGGAAAAAAGGCGAGGAAGGTGGTGCACCGACGAAAAAAGTGAGCATTCAAAATTCGGGATCGGATACGATGGTCAATCTCGCGCAAGCGTGGGCCGAAGCCTATGCGGAAGTCGACCCCTCGGTTTCGGTTGAAGTCTCCGGCGGCGGCTCGGGCACCGGCATCGCGGCGCTGATCAACGGCACGGTGGACATTGCCAACAGCAGCCGAAAATTGGAGCCAGGCGAGCGCGTCAGGGCAATGCAAAATACCGGCAAAGAGCCACAAGAATACATGGTCGGTTATGATGCGCTCGCGGTTTATGTGCACAAAGATAATCCGCTGGAAGCGATCACCATCGAGCAAATTGGGCAAATTTACAGCGAGGGTGGCGCGATTACGAAATGGTCGCAGCTCGGGGTAAAGAATACGGGGTGCGCCAACGACGACATCATCCGCGTCAGCCGCCAAAACAATTCCGGCACCTATCATTATTTTCGCGAGGCGGTGTTGGGCAAGGGCCATGATTTCAAGCTCGGCTCGGTCGACATGAACGGCTCGAAGGACGTTGTGGAGTTGGTGAGCAAAACGCCGTGCGCCATCGGTTACAGCGGCATGGGTTACGCCACGGCGAGCGTAAAAATTTTGCGCATCGCAAAAAAGGCCGGTGAACAGGCCGTGGCGCCCTCCATTGCAACGACGCTCGACCATACCTATCCGATTTCACGCCCGCTTTTCATGTACACCTTGGGCACGCCGAGCGAACACATCCAAAAATATCTCAACTGGATTCTTTCCGATGCCGGCCAGAAAATTGTCGAAGAAAGCGGCTACGTGCCGTTGCCGAAGGACGGCAACCCGGAAAGTGGAACCCCCGCAAAGGAATGA
- a CDS encoding phosphate ABC transporter ATP-binding protein, producing the protein MQNSEKKIEISNLTVKYGQWAALKGISLEIYKNEILGIIGPAQSGKSTLLKVINRTIEFVPGVEVGGTVKIDGEDTRQMKSVHELRRKIGMVFPLPVGLPLSIYDNVAFAPRMAGVRNKAQLDELVERCLRQAALWDEVKDRLDSLGTKLSGGQQQRLTIARALSHQPEILCLDEFSIAVDPVTTMRIEDVLKELKSQMTIILVTNLVQQARRLANRTAFFLNGELVEIDRTDVIFSDSPANKKTYDYVNGIFG; encoded by the coding sequence ATGCAAAACTCCGAAAAAAAAATCGAAATTTCCAACCTCACGGTCAAATATGGCCAATGGGCCGCGCTGAAGGGAATTTCCCTCGAGATTTATAAAAATGAAATCCTCGGCATCATCGGTCCGGCGCAATCCGGCAAATCGACATTGTTGAAAGTCATCAATCGCACCATCGAATTTGTTCCTGGCGTCGAAGTCGGCGGCACGGTAAAAATTGACGGTGAAGATACCAGACAAATGAAAAGTGTTCACGAGCTGCGCCGGAAAATTGGCATGGTTTTTCCGCTGCCGGTCGGCTTGCCGCTGTCGATTTACGACAACGTCGCCTTTGCGCCGCGCATGGCTGGCGTTCGCAACAAAGCGCAGCTGGATGAGCTCGTCGAGCGTTGCCTTCGACAAGCCGCCCTGTGGGACGAAGTAAAAGATCGCCTCGACAGCCTCGGCACCAAGCTTTCCGGCGGGCAACAGCAGCGCCTCACCATTGCGCGCGCGCTTTCGCATCAACCTGAAATCCTCTGCCTCGACGAGTTCTCCATCGCCGTCGATCCGGTCACGACCATGCGCATCGAAGACGTGCTCAAAGAACTGAAGTCGCAAATGACCATCATCCTCGTCACCAACCTCGTGCAACAGGCGCGCCGGCTGGCCAACCGCACGGCTTTCTTCCTGAATGGCGAATTGGTCGAGATCGACCGCACCGACGTTATTTTTTCGGATTCACCGGCCAACAAAAAAACCTATGATTACGTGAATGGCATTTTCGGATAA
- a CDS encoding metallophosphoesterase family protein, whose product MRLLCITDIHSEVHRFQKILAHEPKADVLIIGGDFTNFGKPPEVDHMLKLAQAHTPQVLAVAGNCDSAAIDQLLIARGVSLHARGVRIDDIGFFGLSAMPPWRGDMYEFPEEELDRFLAAGFAQVEGSSRLVMVSHCPPRNAEVDRSGGANLGSIAVRSWIDKVKPILVVCGHIHEARGQAKIGETVVVNCGPAKNGYYAVAEVGNLVKVELKKV is encoded by the coding sequence ATGCGTCTCCTCTGTATCACCGACATTCACAGCGAAGTTCACCGGTTTCAAAAAATTCTGGCCCACGAGCCGAAAGCCGATGTGCTCATTATCGGCGGGGATTTTACCAACTTCGGCAAGCCGCCGGAAGTCGATCACATGCTCAAACTCGCACAAGCGCACACTCCGCAAGTTCTCGCCGTCGCGGGAAACTGCGACAGCGCGGCAATCGATCAACTGTTGATCGCGCGCGGCGTTTCTTTGCACGCGCGCGGAGTCCGAATTGATGACATCGGCTTTTTCGGCCTCTCGGCCATGCCGCCTTGGCGCGGCGATATGTACGAGTTTCCGGAAGAAGAACTGGATCGCTTTCTCGCCGCCGGTTTTGCGCAGGTTGAAGGCAGCTCGCGATTGGTCATGGTGTCTCACTGCCCGCCGCGCAACGCCGAGGTTGACCGCAGCGGCGGCGCCAATTTAGGCAGCATCGCGGTTCGAAGCTGGATCGACAAAGTCAAGCCGATTCTCGTTGTCTGCGGCCACATCCACGAAGCCCGTGGCCAGGCGAAAATCGGCGAGACGGTGGTGGTGAATTGCGGCCCGGCAAAAAATGGTTATTATGCCGTCGCAGAGGTTGGCAATCTGGTGAAGGTGGAGTTAAAAAAAGTGTAA
- the phoU gene encoding phosphate signaling complex protein PhoU, which translates to MASYLEESLQRGIELIRSKVIEMGNRAEHALQGSLQALVERKRQVAYSVILRDQYIDELEKELDRLCLEFLLRQQPVGAHLRFVYAAIKINNELERIGDYAESIARHFLRINALEPQPSYNKFVEIANMSIPMLRNAIQAFVDQNVELARATMELEDKVDHIRNSIHADLMHLREEGRLPLEALAPLLIIASRFERVADQSCNICEEVLFMCSGEYIKHKGGEVFRVLFVDDGNSCVSQMAEGIANALNQPRFVFSSAGISPRPIDARAVRFMMDKDINLSRQTSKYLNQIPNLDHYQVIVALSKAARAAFPPAPTKTVSIEWEVDDPSKLEGPPEQIQAAYDKAFHYLETHIRDLVEAILGDEANNH; encoded by the coding sequence ATGGCCTCCTATCTGGAAGAGAGTCTGCAGCGCGGCATCGAGCTGATTCGCAGCAAGGTCATCGAGATGGGCAATCGAGCGGAGCACGCGCTGCAAGGCAGCCTGCAGGCGCTGGTCGAAAGAAAACGCCAAGTGGCGTATTCGGTTATTTTGCGGGATCAGTACATCGACGAGCTGGAAAAAGAATTGGACCGGCTTTGTCTGGAATTTTTGCTGCGCCAGCAGCCGGTCGGCGCGCATCTGCGCTTCGTGTATGCCGCCATCAAAATCAACAACGAGCTGGAACGCATCGGCGATTATGCGGAGAGCATCGCGCGACATTTTCTCCGCATCAATGCCCTGGAGCCGCAGCCCTCTTACAATAAATTTGTCGAGATTGCCAACATGTCGATCCCGATGCTGCGCAATGCCATTCAGGCCTTCGTCGATCAAAACGTCGAGCTGGCGCGCGCGACGATGGAGCTGGAAGATAAGGTTGACCACATCCGCAACAGCATTCATGCTGATTTGATGCACCTGCGTGAGGAAGGCAGGCTGCCGCTGGAGGCGCTGGCGCCGCTGCTGATCATCGCCAGCCGCTTCGAGCGCGTCGCCGATCAATCCTGCAACATTTGCGAAGAAGTTTTGTTCATGTGCTCGGGCGAATATATCAAACACAAAGGCGGCGAGGTCTTTCGCGTGCTGTTTGTGGACGATGGCAATTCCTGCGTGAGCCAGATGGCCGAGGGCATTGCCAATGCGCTCAACCAACCCAGGTTCGTGTTCAGCAGCGCCGGCATTTCGCCGCGCCCAATTGATGCGCGTGCCGTGCGTTTCATGATGGACAAAGACATCAACCTCTCGCGCCAAACCTCCAAATATCTCAACCAGATTCCGAATCTCGACCATTATCAAGTCATTGTCGCGCTCTCCAAAGCCGCGCGAGCGGCGTTTCCGCCGGCGCCGACAAAAACGGTGAGTATCGAGTGGGAAGTCGATGACCCTTCAAAGCTGGAAGGCCCGCCGGAACAAATCCAGGCGGCGTACGACAAGGCATTTCATTATTTGGAAACACACATCCGAGATCTCGTTGAAGCGATTCTTGGAGACGAGGCAAACAATCACTAA
- the pstA gene encoding phosphate ABC transporter permease PstA yields the protein MFIETPFVRKKKRAEAIARIIFMLMAFLMIAPLIIIIGYLFYKAFPILSLDFLLTNPKDGMRAGGIWAPLLGTIYLVMTSLVFAVPIGVLAAVYINEYAQDNWFKRIVNLAVINLAGVPSIVHALFGLGAFVLFAGMGRSVLAASLTLAIMTLPVIIATTKEALASVPMAFREACWNVGATRWQTIRTIVLPNSTSGILTGIIFEVLRAAGETAPIMFTGVVFYKKIAEGDIFAYNLFDQCMALSMHLFTISTQVPGVPEALPYGTAVVLLGAVMLVNALSIVLRVYMRSRKKW from the coding sequence ATGTTCATAGAAACGCCTTTCGTCCGCAAAAAGAAACGCGCCGAAGCCATTGCCAGAATCATCTTCATGCTGATGGCCTTTCTTATGATCGCCCCTCTCATCATCATTATCGGCTATCTTTTTTACAAGGCCTTTCCGATTCTCTCGCTCGACTTTTTATTGACCAATCCGAAAGACGGAATGCGCGCCGGTGGAATTTGGGCGCCGCTTTTGGGCACGATTTATTTAGTCATGACCTCTCTGGTCTTTGCGGTTCCGATCGGCGTACTGGCCGCCGTTTATATCAATGAATACGCTCAGGACAATTGGTTTAAACGCATCGTCAACCTGGCGGTGATCAATCTGGCCGGTGTTCCGAGCATCGTGCACGCCTTGTTTGGATTGGGGGCTTTCGTTTTGTTCGCCGGCATGGGGCGCTCGGTTCTCGCCGCCTCGCTCACACTGGCAATCATGACACTGCCCGTGATTATCGCCACCACCAAAGAAGCGCTGGCGTCAGTGCCCATGGCTTTCCGTGAGGCCTGCTGGAACGTCGGCGCCACCCGCTGGCAAACCATTCGAACCATCGTGTTGCCAAACTCAACGAGCGGTATTTTGACCGGCATCATCTTCGAAGTCTTGCGCGCCGCCGGCGAAACCGCGCCCATCATGTTCACCGGCGTCGTTTTTTACAAAAAGATAGCAGAAGGTGACATTTTTGCCTACAACTTATTCGATCAATGCATGGCACTCTCCATGCACTTGTTTACCATCTCCACGCAAGTTCCCGGTGTTCCCGAAGCCTTGCCTTATGGCACAGCCGTGGTTCTTTTGGGAGCGGTGATGCTGGTTAACGCCTTGTCGATCGTGCTGCGTGTTTACATGCGCTCGCGCAAGAAGTGGTGA
- a CDS encoding phosphate ABC transporter ATP-binding protein, whose amino-acid sequence MSAAIKYSIETDRLNLWYGKFQALINVSVKIKHGIITGLIGPSGCGKSTLLRCFNRVNERYGYVTTTGEIKILGKNIYDPDVSLTELRKAVGMVFQRPNPLPISVYDNVIFGLRIHSERRALKKAALDEIVEKALREVLLWKDLKDKLNIKATTLQLEQQQKLCIARLLPLKPEVILMDEPCSALDAEATRGIEELMLELAGRYTIVIVTHNMAQARRVSHECIFMLLGELMEHSRTEDMFLAPKNPKTAEYIEGRYG is encoded by the coding sequence ATGAGCGCCGCGATCAAATACAGCATCGAAACCGACAGGCTCAATCTCTGGTACGGCAAATTTCAAGCGCTGATCAACGTCAGCGTCAAGATCAAACATGGCATCATTACCGGCCTCATCGGCCCTTCAGGCTGCGGCAAGAGCACGCTGCTGCGCTGCTTCAACCGCGTCAATGAGCGCTACGGCTACGTCACCACCACCGGCGAAATTAAAATTCTCGGCAAGAATATTTACGATCCCGACGTGTCGTTGACCGAGCTGCGCAAAGCCGTTGGCATGGTTTTCCAGCGCCCGAATCCGCTGCCGATCTCGGTTTACGATAACGTCATTTTCGGCCTGCGCATCCATTCCGAGCGCCGCGCCCTTAAAAAAGCAGCCCTGGATGAGATTGTCGAAAAAGCCTTGCGGGAGGTTTTGCTCTGGAAGGATTTGAAGGACAAGTTGAACATCAAGGCGACAACGCTTCAACTCGAGCAGCAACAAAAGCTCTGCATCGCCCGCCTCCTGCCGCTGAAGCCGGAAGTCATCTTGATGGATGAGCCGTGCTCCGCGCTCGACGCCGAGGCCACACGCGGCATCGAAGAGCTGATGCTCGAGCTCGCCGGACGCTACACCATCGTCATTGTCACCCACAACATGGCGCAGGCGCGGCGCGTGAGTCATGAGTGTATTTTCATGCTGCTCGGCGAGCTGATGGAACACAGCCGCACGGAAGACATGTTCCTGGCGCCGAAGAATCCGAAAACGGCGGAGTATATTGAAGGAAGATATGGATGA
- the meaB gene encoding methylmalonyl Co-A mutase-associated GTPase MeaB has translation MASNFLLTEFLSGSRRALAKLISAVENDGVLAREILDELYAKVGHAYRLGITGPPGAGKSTLVDQLAKTIRATGKTVGIIAVDPTSPFTGGALLGDRVRMTDITTDPGVFIRSMATRGSLGGLSQKAQDAADVLDAFGKDFVIFETVGVGQSELDIVEAADTIVVILVPESGDSIQAMKAGLMEIADIFVLNKADREGAQRAVHELEAILHLRPAALWNPPVVSTVASKGKGIEEVWTKIQAHREFLLQDGRLAAKRKQRLEKKIRELVSRRLKQEFWDEDAQRLLSQSLDNFQNQKLSPYRIVDELMEKFKASLYPKKDF, from the coding sequence ATGGCATCCAATTTTCTTCTTACTGAATTTCTCTCCGGTTCGCGGCGCGCGCTGGCCAAGCTCATCTCGGCGGTTGAAAATGATGGTGTGCTGGCGCGCGAAATACTCGACGAGCTTTACGCCAAAGTCGGCCATGCTTATCGCCTCGGCATCACCGGGCCGCCGGGCGCGGGCAAATCCACGCTGGTCGATCAGCTTGCCAAAACCATCCGCGCCACGGGCAAGACGGTCGGCATCATCGCCGTCGATCCGACGAGTCCATTCACCGGCGGCGCGCTGCTCGGCGATCGTGTGCGCATGACGGACATTACGACCGATCCGGGCGTGTTCATTCGCAGCATGGCGACGCGCGGCTCGCTTGGCGGCCTCTCGCAAAAAGCGCAGGATGCGGCGGACGTGCTTGATGCCTTCGGCAAGGATTTTGTCATCTTTGAAACCGTTGGCGTCGGCCAATCCGAGCTGGATATCGTCGAGGCCGCGGACACCATCGTCGTCATCTTGGTGCCGGAGAGCGGCGATTCGATCCAGGCGATGAAAGCCGGGTTGATGGAAATTGCCGATATTTTCGTGCTCAACAAAGCCGACCGGGAGGGCGCGCAGCGGGCGGTGCACGAGTTGGAAGCGATTTTGCACCTGCGCCCGGCTGCGCTGTGGAACCCGCCGGTGGTTTCCACCGTTGCCTCAAAGGGAAAGGGCATCGAAGAGGTGTGGACAAAGATTCAAGCCCATCGCGAGTTTTTGCTGCAAGATGGCCGCCTCGCCGCCAAACGCAAGCAGCGCCTGGAAAAAAAAATTCGCGAGCTGGTCAGCCGGCGATTGAAGCAGGAATTTTGGGATGAGGACGCGCAGCGTTTGTTGAGCCAAAGCCTGGACAATTTTCAAAACCAAAAACTCTCGCCGTATCGGATTGTGGATGAACTGATGGAGAAATTCAAAGCTTCATTGTACCCCAAAAAGGATTTTTAG
- the folE gene encoding GTP cyclohydrolase I FolE, which translates to MPEREGHAEAAKFDEKNDRIKKLVRELLIELGEDPQREGLRRTPKRVERALHFLTAGYQGDVKKILNNALFEESYNEMVIVKDIDFYSLCEHHLLPFYGKCHVAYIPNGKVVGLSKIPRLVDMFARRLQLQERFTTQIAKALMKALQPAGVAVVTEARHLCMMMRGVQKQNTVVTNSAVLGVFHDDRACREEFMQLIGHRQMG; encoded by the coding sequence TTGCCCGAACGCGAGGGGCATGCCGAGGCCGCGAAATTTGACGAGAAGAATGACCGGATCAAAAAACTGGTTCGAGAGCTTTTGATCGAGCTGGGCGAAGATCCGCAGCGTGAGGGATTGCGCCGCACGCCGAAGCGCGTCGAGCGTGCCCTGCATTTTCTCACCGCCGGTTATCAAGGGGATGTCAAAAAAATTCTCAATAACGCCCTGTTCGAGGAAAGCTACAACGAGATGGTCATCGTCAAGGACATTGATTTTTACAGTTTGTGCGAACATCATTTGCTGCCGTTTTATGGCAAATGCCATGTGGCGTATATTCCCAACGGAAAAGTCGTGGGGCTTTCAAAAATTCCACGCCTGGTGGACATGTTTGCGCGGCGTTTACAATTGCAAGAACGATTCACGACCCAAATCGCTAAGGCGCTGATGAAAGCGCTTCAACCGGCCGGGGTGGCAGTGGTGACAGAGGCCCGGCACTTGTGCATGATGATGCGCGGCGTGCAAAAGCAAAATACAGTGGTGACGAACAGCGCCGTGCTCGGCGTTTTTCACGACGACCGCGCCTGCCGGGAGGAATTTATGCAACT